Proteins from one Juglans microcarpa x Juglans regia isolate MS1-56 chromosome 1S, Jm3101_v1.0, whole genome shotgun sequence genomic window:
- the LOC121246390 gene encoding coronatine-insensitive protein 1-like — protein MEDQNGTRVCTGMSNEVLDCVMPYIHDPKDRDAASLVCRRWYELDALTRKHLTIALCYTTSPDRLRRRFRHLESLKLKGKPRAAMFNLIPEDWGGYVTPWVNEIAESFNCLKSLHFRRMIVKDSDLELLARSRGRELHALKIDKCSGFSTDGLLHIGRSCRSLKSLFLEESSIVENDGKWLHELALNNTVLEALNFYMTDLVKISFQDLELIARNCLSLVSVKVSDFEILDLLRFFRTANALEEFCGGSFNENPDKYSSVLFPPKLCRLGLTYMGKNEMPVVFPYAPQLKKLDLLYALLDTEDHCMLIQRSPNLEILETRNVIGDRGLEVLARSCRKLKRLRIERGADEQGMEDEEGVVSQRGLIALAQGCLELEYMAVYVSDITNASLEYIGTYSKNLCDFRLVLLDREERITDLPLDNGVRALLRGCEKLRRFALYLRPGGLTDVGLGYVGQYSQNVRWMLLGYVGESDAGLLEFSRGCPSLQKLEMRGCCFSERGLAAAVLQLTSLRYLWVQGYRASATSRDLLAMARPFWNIELIPSSRVVARDQLGENVLVEHPAHILAYYSLAGPRTDFPATVIPLDPEAFSR, from the exons ATGGAGGATCAGAATGGGACCAGAGTGTGTACCGGAATGTCTAACGAGGTTTTGGACTGCGTCATGCCGTATATTCACGACCCAAAGGACCGGGACGCTGCGTCTCTGGTGTGCCGCCGGTGGTACGAGCTTGACGCACTGACGCGGAAACACTTGACGATCGCGCTCTGCTACACGACAAGCCCCGATCGGCTGCGCCGGAGGTTTCGGCACCTAGAGTCTCTGAAACTCAAGGGGAAGCCCAGGGCCGCGATGTTCAATCTAATACCCGAGGACTGGGGAGGATACGTCACTCCGTGGGTGAACGAGATCGCCGAGTCTTTCAATTGCTTGAAGTCGCTTCACTTCCGGCGAATGATTGTGAAGGACTCCGATCTTGAGCTTCTTGCTCGGTCTCGCGGGCGCGAGCTCCACGCGCTCAAGATCGATAAGTGTTCTGGCTTTTCCACGGATGGTCTTCTTCATATCGGTCGGTCCTGCAG GAGTTTAAAAAGTCTGTTTTTGGAAGAGAGCTCAATTGTTGAGAATGATGGTAAATGGCTACACGAGCTTGCTTTGAACAACACGGTTCTTGAAGCTTTGAATTTTTATATGACTGATCTTGTCAAAATCAGCTTTCAGGATCTTGAACTCATAGCCAGAAATTGTCTCTCCTTAGTTTCTGTTAAAGTGAGTGATTTTGAAATCTTGGACCTCCTACGTTTCTTCCGTACTGCAAATGCTTTAGAGGAATTTTGTGGGGGTTCCTTCAATGAGAATCCAGACAAGTACTCAAGTGTATTATTTCCCCCAAAATTATGCCGTTTGGGACTAACATATATGGGGAAGAATGAAATGCCCGTTGTATTTCCTTATGCACCCCAACTCAAAAAACTGGATCTTCTCTATGCACTGCTTGACACAGAGGACCATTGTATGTTAATACAAAGGAGCCCCAACTTAGAAATACTTGAG ACAAGGAATGTTATCGGAGACAGAGGATTAGAAGTTCTTGCTCGGAGTTGTAGGAAACTAAAGAGGCTTAGAATTGAGCGAGGTGCCGATGAACAGGGAATGGAGGATGAAGAAGGTGTAGTTTCACAAAGAGGTTTGATTGCTTTGGCTCAGGGCTGCCTAGAACTGGAATACATGGCTGTTTATGTGTCCGATATCACAAATGCTTCTTTGGAATATATTGGCACTTACTCTAAAAACCTCTGCGATTTCCGCCTAGTCTTGCTTGACCGAGAAGAGAGGATAACTGATTTGCCTCTTGACAATGGAGTTCGAGCTTTGTTGAGGGGCTGTGAAAAGCTTAGACGGTTTGCATTGTATCTCCGACCTGGAGGCTTGACTGATGTGGGTCTCGGTTACGTTGGGCAGTACAGCCAAAATGTAAGATGGATGCTTCTGGGTTATGTTGGAGAGTCTGATGCGGGGCTTTTGGAGTTCTCTAGAGGCTGTCCTAGCTTGCAAAAACTAGAAATGAGGGGCTGCTGCTTCAGTGAGCGTGGACTGGCTGCTGCTGTATTGCAGCTAACTTCTCTGAGGTACTTATGGGTGCAAGGATATAGAGCCTCTGCAACGAGTCGGGACCTTCTAGCAATGGCTCGTCCATTCTGGAATATTGAATTAATTCCTTCTAGTCGAGTTGTTGCTAGAGATCAGCTTGGGGAGAATGTTCTAGTTGAGCATCCAGCCCATATACTTGCATATTATTCCCTTGCCGGACCAAGAACAGATTTTCCTGCCACTGTTATCCCTTTGGATCCAGAAGCCTTTTCTAGGTAG
- the LOC121246443 gene encoding transcription factor DIVARICATA-like, translated as METLYPASFMSDSNWFLQVSQSTEWTREENKKFERALAIYDETTPDRWIKVAEMIPGKTVWDVIKQYKELEDDVSDIESGRVPIPGYLTSSFKLELVDNRNFDAYRRKSSTARGPDQERKKGVPWTEEEHRQFLMGLLKYGKGDWRNISRNYVISKSPTQVASHAQKYFIRQHSGGKDKRRPSIHDITIVNLTETSSGNNKPPSHDQSFVLAPQQKPTSAPRMSPDWKQPRDEAVMIFDSDCGNLSMSPPYEFKGQGHNLYGSAHYGFHTKPYIQTQSSIHQIRK; from the exons ATGGAAACTCTATATCCAGCTTCATTTATGTCAGACTCCAATTGGTTTCTACAAGTAAGCCAGAGCACAGAATGGACTAGGGAGGAGAACAAGAAGTTTGAGAGAGCGCTTGCTATATACGATGAGACCACTCCTGATCGATGGATAAAAGTGGCGGAAATGATCCCGGGGAAGACGGTGTGGGATGTGATTAAGCAGTACAAGGAATTGGAAGACGATGTTAGTGATATAGAATCAGGGCGGGTTCCGATTCCCGGTTACCTTACCTCTTCTTTCAAATTGGAGTTGGTTGATAATCGCAACTTTGATGCCTATAGAAGAAAATCTTCAACAGCTCGGGGTCCTGATCAGGAAAGGAAGAAAGGGGTGCCATGGACAGAAGAAGAGCACAG GCAATTTCTGATGGGGCTTCTAAAGTACGGTAAAGGAGACTGGAGAAATATCTCCCGGAATTACGTAATTTCTAAGAGTCCAACTCAAGTGGCAAGTCATGCTCAGAAGTACTTTATAAGGCAGCATTCAGGAGGAAAAGATAAGAGAAGGCCAAGCATCCATGACATCACAATTGTCAATCTCACAGAAACCTCGTCGGGAAATAATAAGCCTCCCTCACATGATCAGTCTTTTGTTCTTGCACCACAGCAAAAGCCCACCAGCGCACCAAGAATGTCACCTGACTGGAAGCAACCTCGTGATGAAGCAGTCATGATTTTCGACTCGGACTGTGGAAACCTTTCAATGTCACCTCCGTATGAATTTAAAGGGCAAGGGCACAATCTGTATGGCAGTGCTCATTACGGATTTCACACCAAACCGTACATTCAAACCCAGTCCTCAATACATCAAATACGTAAATGA
- the LOC121247490 gene encoding uncharacterized protein LOC121247490 yields MSMLTYWARRGRRTFKFQDLFLLQGLEAGKGKWHGSVGGIVGAPIDNVWTVVSQSKKLTEWMPMVEECTDVAGEEGMPGYVRLVSGFMFPQQDGERSWIKERMVSMDSSSRCYAYRMVASNVGLDGSVNSLKLVDYGDNSTLVDWSFELNPLEGACEDSLIDYLGYLYKSCINRIEGAIELATASKPD; encoded by the exons ATGAGCATG CTTACATATTGGGCCAGGCGAGGCCGACGAACTTTTAAGTTTCAAGATCTATTTTTGCTGCAGGGATTGGAGGCTGGAAAAGGGAAATGGCATGGATCAGTTGGAGGCATCGTGGGTGCACCCATAGACAATGTCTGGACCGTGGTTTCTCAAAGTAAAAAGCTAACAGAATGGATGCCAATGGTCGAAGAATGCACAGACGTAGCAGGGGAAGAGGGCATGCCCGGCTATGTTCGGCTGGTATCTGGTTTCATGTTCCCTCAGCAAGATGGAGAAAGGTCATGGATCAAGGAGAGGATGGTTTCCATGGATTCATCATCTCGTTGTTATGCTTATAGAATGGTAGCAAGCAATGTGGGTTTAGATGGGTCTGTAAATTCATTAAAACTTGTAGATTATGGGGATAATTCCACATTAGTGGACTGGTCATTTGAGTTAAACCCTTTAGAAGGCGCATGTGAGGACAGCCTTATTGATTATCTAGGATACCTCTATAAATCTTGCATTAATAGAATTGAGGGTGCTATTGAATTAGCAACTGCATCCAAACCAGACTga
- the LOC121246393 gene encoding laccase-4-like, translating to MDRRFWILMLLGVFLFPALVESLVRHYNFNVVLKNTTKLCATKAIATVNGQFPGPTLYAREDDTVIVRVTNHITHNVTIHWHGVRQLRTGWSDGPAYITQCPIQPGQNFMYSFNLTGQRGTLLWHAHISWLRATLHGAIVILPKRGIPYPFPKPHKEKIIILAEWWKADVEAVVNQATQSGLPPNISDTHTLNGHPGPVPGCSSQGGYTLHVESGKTYLLRIINAAVNDELFFKIAGHSLTIVEVDASYTKPFQTDTIFISPGQTTNALLTANQAIGKYLIAVTPFMDAPVGFDNLTNYATLRYKGTPANPPTILTTVPPQNATPLTHAFMDSLRSLNSKQYPTKVPLSLDHSLFFFLGVGVNPCATCVNGSRLVADINNVSFVMPTVALLEAYYSNIQGVFTDDFPGNPPIPFNYTGNSPSNIQTMNGTRLYRLAYNSTVQIVLQGTAVIAPENHPTHLHGFNFFVVGKGLGNFDPYKDPLKFNLVDPVERNTIAVPTAGWTAIRFRADNPGVWFMHCHLEVHTTWGLKMAFLVDNGKGPNESLPPPPSDLPKC from the exons atggatcGTCGGTTTTGGATATTAATGTTACTGGGAGTCTTCTTATTTCCAGCATTGGTTGAGTCCTTGGTTCGTCATTACAATTTCAAT GTGGTCCTGAAGAACACAACAAAGCTTTGTGCAACAAAAGCCATTGCCACTGTCAATGGGCAATTTCCGGGGCCAACTCTCTATGCAAGGGAAGATGATACCGTGATCGTAAGGGTTACCAACCACATTACACATAATGTGACAATCCACTG GCATGGGGTGAGACAACTTCGGACCGGATGGTCGGATGGACCAGCATATATCACACAATGCCCTATACAACCTGGGCAGAATTTCATGTACTCCTTCAACCTCACTGGCCAAAGAGGCACGCTTCTTTGGCATGCACATATCTCCTGGTTGAGGGCCACTTTACATGGCGCTATTGTTATATTGCCCAAGCGAGGCATTCCTTACCCATTTCCAAAACCTCATAaggaaaaaatcatcattttag CCGAATGGTGGAAAGCAGACGTTGAAGCTGTTGTCAATCAAGCTACCCAATCTGGTTTGCCGCCTAATATATCGGATACGCATACCTTAAATGGTCATCCAGGACCTGTTCCTGGTTGCTCTTCTCAGG GGGGTTATACTTTACATGTTGAGAGTGGCAAGACCTATTTACTACGCATCATCAATGCAGCGGTGAACGATGAGCTTTTCTTCAAAATTGCAGGGCACAGTCTAACAATTGTTGAAGTGGATGCCTCCTACACCAAGCCCTTCCAAACTGACACTATATTCATCAGTCCTGGCCAAACTACAAACGCCCTCCTAACTGCAAATCAGGCCATTGGCAAGTACTTGATAGCAGTCACGCCTTTCATGGATGCTCCGGTTGGCTTTGACAACTTGACTAACTATGCCACATTGCGCTACAAAGGCACCCCTGCAAATCCCCCAACCATCTTAACCACCGTTCCTCCTCAAAATGCAACTCCATTGACCCATGCTTTCATGGACTCACTTCGAAGCCTTAACTCCAAACAATACCCAACAAAAGTCCCATTAAGCCTAGaccattctctttttttctttttaggcgTTGGGGTTAATCCATGTGCTACTTGTGTTAATGGGAGCCGGCTTGTGGCAGATATTAATAATGTTAGCTTTGTGATGCCAACTGTAGCTCTCCTTGAAGCATATTACTCCAACATACAAGGAGTTTTTACAGATGATTTTCCTGGAAACCCACCTATTCCTTTTAATTATACTGGTAACTCACCATCTAATATCCAGACCATGAATGGCACCAGGCTGTATAGACTGGCTTATAATTCTACAGTCCAGATTGTGTTACAAGGCACAGCTGTAATAGCACCAGAGAACCATCCAACCCATCTGCATGGGTTTAATTTCTTTGTGGTTGGGAAGGGGTTAGGGAACTTCGATCCCTACAAGGATCCGCTGAAATTTAACCTCGTTGATCCTGTCGAGAGGAACACAATTGCAGTACCTACCGCTGGATGGACTGCAATCAGATTCAGGGCGGATAACCCAG GTGTTTGGTTCATGCATTGCCATTTGGAAGTACACACGACGTGGGGACTTAAGATGGCATTCCTGGTAGACAATGGTAAAGGCCCGAACGAGTCTCTGCCGCCGCCTCCTAGCGACCTTCCCAAGTGCTAG